Proteins from a single region of Carassius carassius chromosome 25, fCarCar2.1, whole genome shotgun sequence:
- the LOC132104492 gene encoding septin-7-like isoform X4: MVVGESGLGKSTLINSLFLTDLYSPEYPGPSNRIKKTVQVEQSKVLIKEGGVQLLLTIVDTPGFGDAVDNSNCWQPVIDHIDSKFEDYLNAESRVNRRLMPDSRVHCCLYFIAPSGHGLKPLDIEFMKRLHEKVNIIPLIAKADTLTPEECQQFKKQIMREIQEHKIKIYEFPETDDEEESKLVKKIKERLPLAVVGSNTIIEVNGKRVRGRQYPWGVAEVENGEHCDFTILRNMLIRTHMQDLKDVTNNVHYENYRSRKLAAVTYNSADNNKNSGQLTKSPLAQMEEERREHVTKMKKMEMEMEQVFEMKVKEKIQKLKDSEAELQRRHEQMRKNLEAQHKELEEKRRQLEEEKVSWEAQQRVLEQQKLDASRTLEKNKKKKIF; encoded by the exons GTGGAGCAGTCCAAGGTGCTGATTAAAGAGGGAGGCGTTCAGCTGCTGCTCACCATCGTGGACACGCCAGGGTTCGGAGATGCTGTGGATAACAGTAACTG CTGGCAGCCTGTCATCGATCACATCGACAGCAAGTTTGAGGATTACCTTAATGCGGAGTCACGCGTCAATCGACGCCTGATGCCTGACAGCCGAGTGCACTGCTGTCTGTACTTCATCGCCCCCTCTGGTCATGG ACTGAAACCACTGGATATTGAGTTCATGAAACGGTTACATGAAAAAGTGAACATCATTCCACTCATCGCCAAAGCAGACACACTGACTCCAGAGGAGTGCCAGCAGTTCAAGAAGCAG ATAATGAGAGAGATCCAGGAACACAAGATCAAAATCTATGAGTTCCCGGAGACTGATGACGAGGAGGAGAGCAAGCTAGTCAAGAAGATTAAG gagcGTCTGCCGCTGGCTGTGGTGGGCAGTAACACCATCATCGAAGTCAATGGGAAGCGTGTACGGGGCAGGCAGTACCCCTGGGGCGTGGCAGAAG TGGAGAACGGAGAGCACTGTGACTTCACAATCCTTCGAAACATGCTCATCAG AACTCACATGCAGGACCTGAAGGACGTGACCAACAACGTCCATTACGAGAACTATCGCAGCAGGAAACTGGCCGCTGTCACTTACAACAGCgcagacaacaacaaaaacagcggCCAGCTCACAAA GAGCCCGCTGGCacagatggaggaggagaggagagaacatGTGACCAAGATGAAGAAGATGGAGATGGAGATGGAGCAGGTGTTTGAGATGAAGGTCAAGGAGAAGATCCAGAAACTCAAAGACTCGGAGGCAGAG CTGCAGCGGCGTCATGAACAGATGAGGAAGAACCTGGAGGCCCAGCATAAGGAGCTGGAGGAGAAGAGACGTCAGTTAGAGGAGGAGAAGGTCAGCTGGGAGGCTCAGCAGCGCGTGCTGGAGCAGCAGAAGCTGGACGCTTCCAG GACCCtggaaaagaacaaaaagaagaaGATCTTTTAA